In one Notolabrus celidotus isolate fNotCel1 chromosome 1, fNotCel1.pri, whole genome shotgun sequence genomic region, the following are encoded:
- the zmynd8 gene encoding protein kinase C-binding protein 1 isoform X4 translates to MEQHEAEHQSTCKPSVTDDSDKSETTTEEMEISTRSKDTGSTERITQKRKIPSPSHSSNGHSSAETSPCPVKKKKKPGALSSSKDQSELRHGPFYYVKQPALTTDPVDVVPQDGRNDFYCWLCHREGQVLCCELCPRVYHAKCLKLPSEPEGDWFCPECEKITVAECIETQSKAMMMLTIDQLSYLLKFALQKMKQPGTEPFQKPVSLEQHPDYAEYIFHPMDLCTLEKNIKKKMYGCTEAFLADAKWILHNCIIYNGGNHKLTATAKVIVKICEHEMNEIEVCPECYLSACQKRDNWFCEPCSNPHPLVWAKLKGFPFWPAKALRDKDGQVDARFFGQHDRAWVPLNNCYLMSKEIPFSVKKTKSIFNSAMQEMEVYVENMKKKFGVFNYAPFRTPYTPDNNFQMLLDPSNPSSTPVKSEKQEKIKLSFDMTASPKIALSRTMLSGVGMSTTSRRLPLSEMPRSPMSTNSSAHTGSDGEQESAEKSQSKAPNCQFSTGEDSMDCTASPAHPRPGPNSSSLDSPKPFHSPAPGISKQEKTPPTGSILNLNLDRSKAEMDLKELSETVQQKQEAKPVLTSPKRQIKSRFQLNLDKTIESCKAQLGIDEISVDAYKGVEQSESDDSDKSDSSDSEYASDEEQKTKDGQDTEQSEDAQKEPAKGKVKDQVPLSQDKEGRAGSLMASESAADDTATTGADASTKVKTSKDSEKDSSEKSKGTPKSTSPREKAQVKDEAKQSGPVEDSDSERELVIDLGEEQGGKDRKRSRKDNNTVKESSANKLEGKAQASSTPSSQSSTAPSTPSSVSTQSTLAIPVSMVSFTTPSPATISLTTVSSATAAPPSSSSPSTPTTPALKKQRPLLPRETVPVVQRAVVWNTTAKFQTSSQKWHMQKVQRQQQNQQPVATAQAPTSSPKQGQAQVVLTQATGNGSTTVSTSATQQSSQSTRYQTRQAVKAVQQKDAPHGTSTSAVTLVSSSPASVSMMAASSLGTAATSSPAATDLYIPTASADVAADIAKYTNKIMDAIKGTMTEIYNDLSKNTSGNTIAEIRRLRIEIEKLQWLHQQELSEMKHNLELTMAEMRQSLEQERERLVSEVKKQMELEKQQAVDETKKKQWCANCRKEAIFYCCWNTSYCDYPCQQAHWPEHMKSCTQSATAPQQEPEAESTADLPNKGLGQTSSGQNSVRDTPVSAPTDKDCDTEKNPDNAAVTLS, encoded by the exons ATGGAACAACATGAGGCTGAACACCAGAGCACCTGCAAACCAAG TGTAACAGACGACAGTGACAAATCTGAGACAACAACAGAGGAAATGGAGATCTCGACAAGATCCAAAG ACACAGGGTCAACAGAAAGGATTACTCAAAAACGTAAGATACCGAGTCCTTCTCACTCATCCAACGGTCACTCCTCTGCTGAAACATCCCCCTGCcctgtgaagaagaagaagaaaccaggTGCTCtaagcagcagcaaagaccag TCAGAACTAAGACATGGTCCCTTTTACTATGTGAAGCAGCCAGCACTCACCACAGACCCTGTTGATGTTGTACCGCAGGACGGCAGGAATGACTTCTACTGCTGGCTGTGCCACCGCGAGGGCCAGGTGCTCTGCTGTGAGCTCTGCCCCAGGGTGTACCACGCCAAGTGCCTTAAACTACCGTCTGAGCCAGAAGGCGACTGGTTCTGTCCGGAGTGTGAG AAAATAACAGTTGCTGAGTGTATAGAGACTCAGAGCAAAGCCATGATGATGCTAACTATAGACCAGCTGTCTTACCTTCTTAAGTTTGCCCTTCAGAAGATGAAACAGCCAGGT ACCGAACCCTTCCAGAAACCTGTATCTCTAGAGCAACATCCAGATTATGCAGAGTACATTTTTCACCCTATGGATCTTTGCACACTAGAGAAG aatatcaaaaagaaaatgtatggcTGCACTGAGGCCTTCTTGGCTGATGCAAAATGGATTTTGCACAACTGTATTATTTACAATGGAG GCAATCACAAACTCACAGCGACAGCTAAAGTGATAGTAAAAATCTGTGAGCATGAG ATGAATGAGATTGAAGTTTGTCCCGAGTGTTATCTATCTGCTTGCCAAAAGAGAGACAACTGGTTTTGTGAGCCTTGT agtaaCCCGCACCCTCTAGTGTGGGCTAAACTGAAAGGATTTCCATTCTGGCCTGCTAAAGCTCTGCGGGACAAAGATGGACAGGTGGATGCTCGCTTCTTTGGTCAGCACGACAG GGCTTGGGTTCCTTTAAATAATTGCTACCTCATGTCCAAAGAGATTCCATTCTCTGTGAAGAAGACAAAAAGCATCTTCAACAGTGCCATGCAGGAGATGGAGGTCTATgtggaaaacatgaaaaaaaagtttggggTTTTTAACTATGCCCCCTTCAGGACACCCTACACTCCTGACAATAACTTCCAGATGCTGCTGGATCCCTCAAACCCTTCATCAACGCCTGTCAAATCTGAGAAACAGGAGAAGATCAAGCTGAGTTTTGATATGACTGCGTCCCCTAAGATTGCTTTGTCCAGGACCATGTTGTCTGGAGTGGGGATGAGCACCACGAGCAGGCGGCTTCCTCTCAGTGAGATGCCACGTTCTCCCATGAGCACTAACTCCTCTGCCCATACTGGCTCGGATGGAGAAcaagagtcagcagagaagtcccAATCAAAGGCTCCAAACTGCCAGTTCAGCACAGGAGAGGACTCCATGGACTGCACAG CATCACCAGCCCATCCCAGACCTGGACCTAACAGCAGTTCCTTGGACAGCCCCAAACCCTTCCACTCTCCAGCTCCCGGCATCTCAAAGCAGGAGAAGACGCCCCCCACTGGAAGCATTCTGAACCTCAATCTAg acaggagcaAAGCAGAAATGGACCTGAAGGAGCTCAGTGAAACAGTTCAGCAGAAACAAGAAGCCAAACCAGTCCTCACCTCCCCAAAGAGACAGATCAAGAGCCGTTTTCAGCTCAACTTAGACAAAACAATTGAGAGCTGCAAAGCACAGCTGG GGATAGATGAGATCTCTGTTGATGCATATAAAGGTGTGGAACAGAGTGAATCAGACGACTCTGACAAATCTGACTCCAGTGACAGCGAGTATGCCAGCGATGAGGAGCAAAAGACCAAGGACGGTCAGGATACAGAACAAAGTGAAGATGCACAGAAGGAGCCGGCAAAAGGTAAAGTCAAAGATCAAGTTCCTCTGAGCCAGGATAAGGAGGGTAGGGCTGGGTCGCTCATGGCATCTGAGTCTGCAGCAGACGACACCGCTACAACAGGAGCAGATGCTTCAACTAAAGTGAAAACAAGCAAAGATTCAGAAAAGGACAGCTCAGAGAAGTCCAAAGGAACTCCAAAATCAACTAGTCCCAGAGAGAAGGCTCAGGTGAAGGATGAAGCAAAGCAATCTGGTCCCGTGGAGGACTCTGACTCGGAAAGAGAGCTGGTTATTGACCTCGGAGAGGAGCAGGGAGGCAAggacaggaagaggagcaggaaagACAACAATACTGTTAAGGAATCATCTGCTAATAAACTTGAAG GTAAAGCCCAGGCCTCCTCGACACCTTCTTCTCAAAGCTCTACAGCACCTTCTACACCCTCCAGTGTTTCCACACAGTCCACTTTGGCCATCCCTGTCTCCATGGTCTCCTTCACTACTCCTTCTCCCGCCACAATAAGCCTTACAACTGTGTCCAGTGCCACTGCTGCTcccccctcatcctcctcccctTCGACTCCAACAACACCAGCACTGAAgaaacagcgccccctgctgccCAGAGAGACTGTACCAGTTGTGCAGAGAGCCGTGGTGTGGAATACAACTGCCAAGTTTCAGACCTCCTCTCAGAAGTGGCACATGCAGAAAGTGCAGCGTCAACAACAGAACCAGCAACCGGTGGCGACCGCACAGGCACCGACATCGTCTCCCAAGCAAGGCCAGGCTCAAGTAGTGCTTACCCAGGCAACTGGGAACGGCTCGACAACAGTATCCACATCTGCAACACAGCAGTCTTCACAAAGCACACGATATCAGACAAGACAGGCCGTTAAAG CTGTTCAACAAAAAGATGCCCCACACGGCACATCTACGTCAGCTGTCACTCTCGTATCCAGTAGTCCAGCTTCTGTCTCCATGATGGCAGCGTCAAGTTTAGGCACAGCCGCTACGTCCTCACCAGCGGCGACAGACCTCTATATTCCAACTGCCTCAGCTGATGTGGCTGCAGACATTGCCAAGTACACCAATAAA ATAATGGATGCAATAAAAGGTACCATGACAGAAATATACAACGATCTTTCTAAGAACACTTCAGGGAATACAATAGCAGAG ATAAGAAGACTAAGAATCGAAATAGAAAAATTACAGTGGCTACATCAACAAGAGTTGTCAGAAATGAAGCACAACCTTG AGCTGACAATGGCTGAGATGAGGCAAAGtctggagcaggagagagagcggTTGGTGTCTGAGGTAAAGAAACAGATGGAGCTGGAGAAGCAGCAGGCAGTGGATGAGACTAAGAAGAAACAATGGTGTGCTAACTGCAGGAAAGAGGCCATCTTCTACTGCTGCTGGAACACCAGCTACTGTGATTACCCCTGTCAGCAGGCTCACTGGCCAGAACACATGAAGTCCTGCACTCAGTCAG caACAGCCCCACAGCAAGAACCTGAGGCTGAGTCCACAGCTGACCTCCCAAACAAAGGCTTAGGTCAGACTAGCAGTGGTCAGAATTCAGTTAGAGACACACCAGTCTCTGCACCCACTGACAAAGACTGTGACACGGAGAAGAACCCTGACAACGCTGCTGTCACTTTGTCCTAA
- the zmynd8 gene encoding protein kinase C-binding protein 1 isoform X6 translates to MEISTRSKDTGSTERITQKRKIPSPSHSSNGHSSAETSPCPVKKKKKPGALSSSKDQSELRHGPFYYVKQPALTTDPVDVVPQDGRNDFYCWLCHREGQVLCCELCPRVYHAKCLKLPSEPEGDWFCPECEKITVAECIETQSKAMMMLTIDQLSYLLKFALQKMKQPGDHPRLSSRSPHAAPTQRKTFNWTEPFQKPVSLEQHPDYAEYIFHPMDLCTLEKNIKKKMYGCTEAFLADAKWILHNCIIYNGGNHKLTATAKVIVKICEHEMNEIEVCPECYLSACQKRDNWFCEPCSNPHPLVWAKLKGFPFWPAKALRDKDGQVDARFFGQHDRAWVPLNNCYLMSKEIPFSVKKTKSIFNSAMQEMEVYVENMKKKFGVFNYAPFRTPYTPDNNFQMLLDPSNPSSTPVKSEKQEKIKLSFDMTASPKIALSRTMLSGVGMSTTSRRLPLSEMPRSPMSTNSSAHTGSDGEQESAEKSQSKAPNCQFSTGEDSMDCTASPAHPRPGPNSSSLDSPKPFHSPAPGISKQEKTPPTGSILNLNLDRSKAEMDLKELSETVQQKQEAKPVLTSPKRQIKSRFQLNLDKTIESCKAQLGIDEISVDAYKGVEQSESDDSDKSDSSDSEYASDEEQKTKDGQDTEQSEDAQKEPAKGKVKDQVPLSQDKEGRAGSLMASESAADDTATTGADASTKVKTSKDSEKDSSEKSKGTPKSTSPREKAQVKDEAKQSGPVEDSDSERELVIDLGEEQGGKDRKRSRKDNNTVKESSANKLEGKAQASSTPSSQSSTAPSTPSSVSTQSTLAIPVSMVSFTTPSPATISLTTVSSATAAPPSSSSPSTPTTPALKKQRPLLPRETVPVVQRAVVWNTTAKFQTSSQKWHMQKVQRQQQNQQPVATAQAPTSSPKQGQAQVVLTQATGNGSTTVSTSATQQSSQSTRYQTRQAVKAVQQKDAPHGTSTSAVTLVSSSPASVSMMAASSLGTAATSSPAATDLYIPTASADVAADIAKYTNKIMDAIKGTMTEIYNDLSKNTSGNTIAEIRRLRIEIEKLQWLHQQELSEMKHNLELTMAEMRQSLEQERERLVSEVKKQMELEKQQAVDETKKKQWCANCRKEAIFYCCWNTSYCDYPCQQAHWPEHMKSCTQSATAPQQEPEAESTADLPNKGLGQTSSGQNSVRDTPVSAPTDKDCDTEKNPDNAAVTLS, encoded by the exons ATGGAGATCTCGACAAGATCCAAAG ACACAGGGTCAACAGAAAGGATTACTCAAAAACGTAAGATACCGAGTCCTTCTCACTCATCCAACGGTCACTCCTCTGCTGAAACATCCCCCTGCcctgtgaagaagaagaagaaaccaggTGCTCtaagcagcagcaaagaccag TCAGAACTAAGACATGGTCCCTTTTACTATGTGAAGCAGCCAGCACTCACCACAGACCCTGTTGATGTTGTACCGCAGGACGGCAGGAATGACTTCTACTGCTGGCTGTGCCACCGCGAGGGCCAGGTGCTCTGCTGTGAGCTCTGCCCCAGGGTGTACCACGCCAAGTGCCTTAAACTACCGTCTGAGCCAGAAGGCGACTGGTTCTGTCCGGAGTGTGAG AAAATAACAGTTGCTGAGTGTATAGAGACTCAGAGCAAAGCCATGATGATGCTAACTATAGACCAGCTGTCTTACCTTCTTAAGTTTGCCCTTCAGAAGATGAAACAGCCAGGT GATCATCCCCGCTTGTCATCTCGCTCCCCCCATGCAGCTCCCACGCAGAGAAAGACTTTTAATTGG ACCGAACCCTTCCAGAAACCTGTATCTCTAGAGCAACATCCAGATTATGCAGAGTACATTTTTCACCCTATGGATCTTTGCACACTAGAGAAG aatatcaaaaagaaaatgtatggcTGCACTGAGGCCTTCTTGGCTGATGCAAAATGGATTTTGCACAACTGTATTATTTACAATGGAG GCAATCACAAACTCACAGCGACAGCTAAAGTGATAGTAAAAATCTGTGAGCATGAG ATGAATGAGATTGAAGTTTGTCCCGAGTGTTATCTATCTGCTTGCCAAAAGAGAGACAACTGGTTTTGTGAGCCTTGT agtaaCCCGCACCCTCTAGTGTGGGCTAAACTGAAAGGATTTCCATTCTGGCCTGCTAAAGCTCTGCGGGACAAAGATGGACAGGTGGATGCTCGCTTCTTTGGTCAGCACGACAG GGCTTGGGTTCCTTTAAATAATTGCTACCTCATGTCCAAAGAGATTCCATTCTCTGTGAAGAAGACAAAAAGCATCTTCAACAGTGCCATGCAGGAGATGGAGGTCTATgtggaaaacatgaaaaaaaagtttggggTTTTTAACTATGCCCCCTTCAGGACACCCTACACTCCTGACAATAACTTCCAGATGCTGCTGGATCCCTCAAACCCTTCATCAACGCCTGTCAAATCTGAGAAACAGGAGAAGATCAAGCTGAGTTTTGATATGACTGCGTCCCCTAAGATTGCTTTGTCCAGGACCATGTTGTCTGGAGTGGGGATGAGCACCACGAGCAGGCGGCTTCCTCTCAGTGAGATGCCACGTTCTCCCATGAGCACTAACTCCTCTGCCCATACTGGCTCGGATGGAGAAcaagagtcagcagagaagtcccAATCAAAGGCTCCAAACTGCCAGTTCAGCACAGGAGAGGACTCCATGGACTGCACAG CATCACCAGCCCATCCCAGACCTGGACCTAACAGCAGTTCCTTGGACAGCCCCAAACCCTTCCACTCTCCAGCTCCCGGCATCTCAAAGCAGGAGAAGACGCCCCCCACTGGAAGCATTCTGAACCTCAATCTAg acaggagcaAAGCAGAAATGGACCTGAAGGAGCTCAGTGAAACAGTTCAGCAGAAACAAGAAGCCAAACCAGTCCTCACCTCCCCAAAGAGACAGATCAAGAGCCGTTTTCAGCTCAACTTAGACAAAACAATTGAGAGCTGCAAAGCACAGCTGG GGATAGATGAGATCTCTGTTGATGCATATAAAGGTGTGGAACAGAGTGAATCAGACGACTCTGACAAATCTGACTCCAGTGACAGCGAGTATGCCAGCGATGAGGAGCAAAAGACCAAGGACGGTCAGGATACAGAACAAAGTGAAGATGCACAGAAGGAGCCGGCAAAAGGTAAAGTCAAAGATCAAGTTCCTCTGAGCCAGGATAAGGAGGGTAGGGCTGGGTCGCTCATGGCATCTGAGTCTGCAGCAGACGACACCGCTACAACAGGAGCAGATGCTTCAACTAAAGTGAAAACAAGCAAAGATTCAGAAAAGGACAGCTCAGAGAAGTCCAAAGGAACTCCAAAATCAACTAGTCCCAGAGAGAAGGCTCAGGTGAAGGATGAAGCAAAGCAATCTGGTCCCGTGGAGGACTCTGACTCGGAAAGAGAGCTGGTTATTGACCTCGGAGAGGAGCAGGGAGGCAAggacaggaagaggagcaggaaagACAACAATACTGTTAAGGAATCATCTGCTAATAAACTTGAAG GTAAAGCCCAGGCCTCCTCGACACCTTCTTCTCAAAGCTCTACAGCACCTTCTACACCCTCCAGTGTTTCCACACAGTCCACTTTGGCCATCCCTGTCTCCATGGTCTCCTTCACTACTCCTTCTCCCGCCACAATAAGCCTTACAACTGTGTCCAGTGCCACTGCTGCTcccccctcatcctcctcccctTCGACTCCAACAACACCAGCACTGAAgaaacagcgccccctgctgccCAGAGAGACTGTACCAGTTGTGCAGAGAGCCGTGGTGTGGAATACAACTGCCAAGTTTCAGACCTCCTCTCAGAAGTGGCACATGCAGAAAGTGCAGCGTCAACAACAGAACCAGCAACCGGTGGCGACCGCACAGGCACCGACATCGTCTCCCAAGCAAGGCCAGGCTCAAGTAGTGCTTACCCAGGCAACTGGGAACGGCTCGACAACAGTATCCACATCTGCAACACAGCAGTCTTCACAAAGCACACGATATCAGACAAGACAGGCCGTTAAAG CTGTTCAACAAAAAGATGCCCCACACGGCACATCTACGTCAGCTGTCACTCTCGTATCCAGTAGTCCAGCTTCTGTCTCCATGATGGCAGCGTCAAGTTTAGGCACAGCCGCTACGTCCTCACCAGCGGCGACAGACCTCTATATTCCAACTGCCTCAGCTGATGTGGCTGCAGACATTGCCAAGTACACCAATAAA ATAATGGATGCAATAAAAGGTACCATGACAGAAATATACAACGATCTTTCTAAGAACACTTCAGGGAATACAATAGCAGAG ATAAGAAGACTAAGAATCGAAATAGAAAAATTACAGTGGCTACATCAACAAGAGTTGTCAGAAATGAAGCACAACCTTG AGCTGACAATGGCTGAGATGAGGCAAAGtctggagcaggagagagagcggTTGGTGTCTGAGGTAAAGAAACAGATGGAGCTGGAGAAGCAGCAGGCAGTGGATGAGACTAAGAAGAAACAATGGTGTGCTAACTGCAGGAAAGAGGCCATCTTCTACTGCTGCTGGAACACCAGCTACTGTGATTACCCCTGTCAGCAGGCTCACTGGCCAGAACACATGAAGTCCTGCACTCAGTCAG caACAGCCCCACAGCAAGAACCTGAGGCTGAGTCCACAGCTGACCTCCCAAACAAAGGCTTAGGTCAGACTAGCAGTGGTCAGAATTCAGTTAGAGACACACCAGTCTCTGCACCCACTGACAAAGACTGTGACACGGAGAAGAACCCTGACAACGCTGCTGTCACTTTGTCCTAA
- the zmynd8 gene encoding protein kinase C-binding protein 1 isoform X8, producing MEQHEAEHQSTCKPSVTDDSDKSETTTEEMEISTRSKDTGSTERITQKRKIPSPSHSSNGHSSAETSPCPVKKKKKPGALSSSKDQDGRNDFYCWLCHREGQVLCCELCPRVYHAKCLKLPSEPEGDWFCPECEKITVAECIETQSKAMMMLTIDQLSYLLKFALQKMKQPGTEPFQKPVSLEQHPDYAEYIFHPMDLCTLEKNIKKKMYGCTEAFLADAKWILHNCIIYNGGNHKLTATAKVIVKICEHEMNEIEVCPECYLSACQKRDNWFCEPCSNPHPLVWAKLKGFPFWPAKALRDKDGQVDARFFGQHDRAWVPLNNCYLMSKEIPFSVKKTKSIFNSAMQEMEVYVENMKKKFGVFNYAPFRTPYTPDNNFQMLLDPSNPSSTPVKSEKQEKIKLSFDMTASPKIALSRTMLSGVGMSTTSRRLPLSEMPRSPMSTNSSAHTGSDGEQESAEKSQSKAPNCQFSTGEDSMDCTASPAHPRPGPNSSSLDSPKPFHSPAPGISKQEKTPPTGSILNLNLDRSKAEMDLKELSETVQQKQEAKPVLTSPKRQIKSRFQLNLDKTIESCKAQLGIDEISVDAYKGVEQSESDDSDKSDSSDSEYASDEEQKTKDGQDTEQSEDAQKEPAKGKVKDQVPLSQDKEGRAGSLMASESAADDTATTGADASTKVKTSKDSEKDSSEKSKGTPKSTSPREKAQVKDEAKQSGPVEDSDSERELVIDLGEEQGGKDRKRSRKDNNTVKESSANKLEGKAQASSTPSSQSSTAPSTPSSVSTQSTLAIPVSMVSFTTPSPATISLTTVSSATAAPPSSSSPSTPTTPALKKQRPLLPRETVPVVQRAVVWNTTAKFQTSSQKWHMQKVQRQQQNQQPVATAQAPTSSPKQGQAQVVLTQATGNGSTTVSTSATQQSSQSTRYQTRQAVKAVQQKDAPHGTSTSAVTLVSSSPASVSMMAASSLGTAATSSPAATDLYIPTASADVAADIAKYTNKIMDAIKGTMTEIYNDLSKNTSGNTIAEIRRLRIEIEKLQWLHQQELSEMKHNLELTMAEMRQSLEQERERLVSEVKKQMELEKQQAVDETKKKQWCANCRKEAIFYCCWNTSYCDYPCQQAHWPEHMKSCTQSATAPQQEPEAESTADLPNKGLGQTSSGQNSVRDTPVSAPTDKDCDTEKNPDNAAVTLS from the exons ATGGAACAACATGAGGCTGAACACCAGAGCACCTGCAAACCAAG TGTAACAGACGACAGTGACAAATCTGAGACAACAACAGAGGAAATGGAGATCTCGACAAGATCCAAAG ACACAGGGTCAACAGAAAGGATTACTCAAAAACGTAAGATACCGAGTCCTTCTCACTCATCCAACGGTCACTCCTCTGCTGAAACATCCCCCTGCcctgtgaagaagaagaagaaaccaggTGCTCtaagcagcagcaaagaccag GACGGCAGGAATGACTTCTACTGCTGGCTGTGCCACCGCGAGGGCCAGGTGCTCTGCTGTGAGCTCTGCCCCAGGGTGTACCACGCCAAGTGCCTTAAACTACCGTCTGAGCCAGAAGGCGACTGGTTCTGTCCGGAGTGTGAG AAAATAACAGTTGCTGAGTGTATAGAGACTCAGAGCAAAGCCATGATGATGCTAACTATAGACCAGCTGTCTTACCTTCTTAAGTTTGCCCTTCAGAAGATGAAACAGCCAGGT ACCGAACCCTTCCAGAAACCTGTATCTCTAGAGCAACATCCAGATTATGCAGAGTACATTTTTCACCCTATGGATCTTTGCACACTAGAGAAG aatatcaaaaagaaaatgtatggcTGCACTGAGGCCTTCTTGGCTGATGCAAAATGGATTTTGCACAACTGTATTATTTACAATGGAG GCAATCACAAACTCACAGCGACAGCTAAAGTGATAGTAAAAATCTGTGAGCATGAG ATGAATGAGATTGAAGTTTGTCCCGAGTGTTATCTATCTGCTTGCCAAAAGAGAGACAACTGGTTTTGTGAGCCTTGT agtaaCCCGCACCCTCTAGTGTGGGCTAAACTGAAAGGATTTCCATTCTGGCCTGCTAAAGCTCTGCGGGACAAAGATGGACAGGTGGATGCTCGCTTCTTTGGTCAGCACGACAG GGCTTGGGTTCCTTTAAATAATTGCTACCTCATGTCCAAAGAGATTCCATTCTCTGTGAAGAAGACAAAAAGCATCTTCAACAGTGCCATGCAGGAGATGGAGGTCTATgtggaaaacatgaaaaaaaagtttggggTTTTTAACTATGCCCCCTTCAGGACACCCTACACTCCTGACAATAACTTCCAGATGCTGCTGGATCCCTCAAACCCTTCATCAACGCCTGTCAAATCTGAGAAACAGGAGAAGATCAAGCTGAGTTTTGATATGACTGCGTCCCCTAAGATTGCTTTGTCCAGGACCATGTTGTCTGGAGTGGGGATGAGCACCACGAGCAGGCGGCTTCCTCTCAGTGAGATGCCACGTTCTCCCATGAGCACTAACTCCTCTGCCCATACTGGCTCGGATGGAGAAcaagagtcagcagagaagtcccAATCAAAGGCTCCAAACTGCCAGTTCAGCACAGGAGAGGACTCCATGGACTGCACAG CATCACCAGCCCATCCCAGACCTGGACCTAACAGCAGTTCCTTGGACAGCCCCAAACCCTTCCACTCTCCAGCTCCCGGCATCTCAAAGCAGGAGAAGACGCCCCCCACTGGAAGCATTCTGAACCTCAATCTAg acaggagcaAAGCAGAAATGGACCTGAAGGAGCTCAGTGAAACAGTTCAGCAGAAACAAGAAGCCAAACCAGTCCTCACCTCCCCAAAGAGACAGATCAAGAGCCGTTTTCAGCTCAACTTAGACAAAACAATTGAGAGCTGCAAAGCACAGCTGG GGATAGATGAGATCTCTGTTGATGCATATAAAGGTGTGGAACAGAGTGAATCAGACGACTCTGACAAATCTGACTCCAGTGACAGCGAGTATGCCAGCGATGAGGAGCAAAAGACCAAGGACGGTCAGGATACAGAACAAAGTGAAGATGCACAGAAGGAGCCGGCAAAAGGTAAAGTCAAAGATCAAGTTCCTCTGAGCCAGGATAAGGAGGGTAGGGCTGGGTCGCTCATGGCATCTGAGTCTGCAGCAGACGACACCGCTACAACAGGAGCAGATGCTTCAACTAAAGTGAAAACAAGCAAAGATTCAGAAAAGGACAGCTCAGAGAAGTCCAAAGGAACTCCAAAATCAACTAGTCCCAGAGAGAAGGCTCAGGTGAAGGATGAAGCAAAGCAATCTGGTCCCGTGGAGGACTCTGACTCGGAAAGAGAGCTGGTTATTGACCTCGGAGAGGAGCAGGGAGGCAAggacaggaagaggagcaggaaagACAACAATACTGTTAAGGAATCATCTGCTAATAAACTTGAAG GTAAAGCCCAGGCCTCCTCGACACCTTCTTCTCAAAGCTCTACAGCACCTTCTACACCCTCCAGTGTTTCCACACAGTCCACTTTGGCCATCCCTGTCTCCATGGTCTCCTTCACTACTCCTTCTCCCGCCACAATAAGCCTTACAACTGTGTCCAGTGCCACTGCTGCTcccccctcatcctcctcccctTCGACTCCAACAACACCAGCACTGAAgaaacagcgccccctgctgccCAGAGAGACTGTACCAGTTGTGCAGAGAGCCGTGGTGTGGAATACAACTGCCAAGTTTCAGACCTCCTCTCAGAAGTGGCACATGCAGAAAGTGCAGCGTCAACAACAGAACCAGCAACCGGTGGCGACCGCACAGGCACCGACATCGTCTCCCAAGCAAGGCCAGGCTCAAGTAGTGCTTACCCAGGCAACTGGGAACGGCTCGACAACAGTATCCACATCTGCAACACAGCAGTCTTCACAAAGCACACGATATCAGACAAGACAGGCCGTTAAAG CTGTTCAACAAAAAGATGCCCCACACGGCACATCTACGTCAGCTGTCACTCTCGTATCCAGTAGTCCAGCTTCTGTCTCCATGATGGCAGCGTCAAGTTTAGGCACAGCCGCTACGTCCTCACCAGCGGCGACAGACCTCTATATTCCAACTGCCTCAGCTGATGTGGCTGCAGACATTGCCAAGTACACCAATAAA ATAATGGATGCAATAAAAGGTACCATGACAGAAATATACAACGATCTTTCTAAGAACACTTCAGGGAATACAATAGCAGAG ATAAGAAGACTAAGAATCGAAATAGAAAAATTACAGTGGCTACATCAACAAGAGTTGTCAGAAATGAAGCACAACCTTG AGCTGACAATGGCTGAGATGAGGCAAAGtctggagcaggagagagagcggTTGGTGTCTGAGGTAAAGAAACAGATGGAGCTGGAGAAGCAGCAGGCAGTGGATGAGACTAAGAAGAAACAATGGTGTGCTAACTGCAGGAAAGAGGCCATCTTCTACTGCTGCTGGAACACCAGCTACTGTGATTACCCCTGTCAGCAGGCTCACTGGCCAGAACACATGAAGTCCTGCACTCAGTCAG caACAGCCCCACAGCAAGAACCTGAGGCTGAGTCCACAGCTGACCTCCCAAACAAAGGCTTAGGTCAGACTAGCAGTGGTCAGAATTCAGTTAGAGACACACCAGTCTCTGCACCCACTGACAAAGACTGTGACACGGAGAAGAACCCTGACAACGCTGCTGTCACTTTGTCCTAA